A single genomic interval of Terriglobus albidus harbors:
- a CDS encoding 2-oxo acid dehydrogenase subunit E2 — MPTDVVMPQMGESITEGTLTKWLKKPGDKVERDEPLFEISTDKVDAEIPSPAAGILTEVKVQEGATVGVNSVVAIIAEEGSAVVAAPAPAAADDKAAATEAKQEPAQNTGSAAASAPAAAPAAGPGTDVVMPQMGESITEGTITKWLKKVGDSVQRDEPLFEISTDKVDAEIPSPAAGVLSEIKVEAGATVAINTVVAVIGGGAGKAAAAPAAAPAPAAAAPAPAAAAPTTAETAAAGVRSSPLVRKMAKENAIDLSTVTGTGASGRITKDDITGVISGAKPAAAPAPAAAAPAAPKPAAAPAPAAAVPAPGTLEPMSKMRSIIAKRMVESKQTSPHVHTIFKVDMTRIVKLREKEKNKYEQRNGVKLTYMPFITRAVITALRKHPVVNASVEGDAIRYAKNINIGIAVALDWGLIVPVLKQTEEKSFLGIARGIVDIAERARGKKLAPDEIAGGTFTITNAGIFGEQFGTPIINQPQVAILGIGGLNREPLVLTDKDGNESIAIRSVQRFTLGFDHRIVDGADAGKFMTDFKAYLENWSEDIG; from the coding sequence ATGCCGACTGACGTAGTCATGCCCCAGATGGGCGAGTCCATCACCGAAGGCACCCTGACCAAGTGGCTGAAGAAGCCGGGCGACAAGGTAGAGCGCGACGAGCCGCTCTTCGAGATCTCGACCGATAAGGTGGATGCCGAGATTCCCTCGCCCGCAGCCGGCATTCTGACCGAAGTCAAGGTGCAGGAAGGCGCCACGGTCGGCGTGAACAGTGTCGTTGCCATCATTGCGGAAGAGGGCTCGGCAGTTGTCGCCGCTCCCGCTCCGGCTGCCGCTGACGATAAAGCTGCCGCTACCGAAGCCAAGCAGGAGCCCGCACAGAACACTGGTTCTGCGGCTGCTTCGGCTCCCGCTGCTGCGCCTGCTGCCGGTCCGGGTACAGACGTCGTCATGCCCCAGATGGGTGAGTCCATCACGGAAGGCACCATCACCAAGTGGCTGAAGAAGGTCGGCGACTCCGTCCAGCGTGACGAGCCGCTCTTTGAGATCTCGACCGACAAGGTTGACGCCGAGATTCCCTCGCCCGCAGCCGGTGTGTTGAGCGAGATCAAGGTAGAGGCGGGTGCGACCGTTGCCATCAATACCGTGGTCGCCGTCATCGGCGGAGGCGCGGGCAAGGCTGCCGCTGCTCCTGCTGCCGCCCCGGCTCCCGCGGCCGCTGCTCCAGCCCCTGCTGCTGCTGCACCGACCACCGCCGAAACAGCCGCTGCCGGCGTCCGGAGCTCTCCGCTGGTCCGCAAGATGGCCAAGGAGAACGCCATCGATCTTTCGACCGTCACCGGCACCGGCGCCAGCGGCCGTATCACCAAGGACGACATCACCGGCGTGATCTCGGGTGCGAAGCCCGCAGCCGCCCCGGCTCCGGCTGCCGCTGCCCCGGCAGCGCCAAAGCCTGCTGCCGCTCCGGCCCCAGCCGCTGCTGTTCCGGCCCCGGGCACCCTGGAGCCGATGTCGAAGATGCGCTCGATCATTGCCAAGCGCATGGTCGAGTCCAAGCAGACCTCGCCGCACGTCCACACGATCTTCAAGGTGGACATGACCCGCATCGTGAAGCTGCGTGAGAAGGAGAAGAACAAGTACGAGCAGCGCAACGGCGTGAAGCTGACGTACATGCCCTTCATCACCCGCGCCGTCATCACCGCGCTCCGCAAGCACCCCGTCGTCAATGCCTCCGTCGAGGGTGATGCCATCCGCTATGCGAAGAACATCAACATCGGCATCGCCGTCGCTCTGGACTGGGGTCTGATCGTTCCGGTCCTCAAGCAGACTGAGGAGAAGAGCTTCCTGGGCATCGCCCGCGGCATCGTCGATATCGCTGAGCGCGCCCGCGGCAAGAAGCTGGCTCCGGATGAGATCGCCGGCGGCACCTTCACCATTACCAACGCCGGCATCTTCGGCGAACAGTTCGGAACACCGATCATCAACCAGCCGCAGGTCGCCATCCTCGGCATCGGTGGCCTGAACAGAGAGCCTCTGGTGCTCACCGACAAGGACGGCAACGAGTCCATCGCCATCCGCTCGGTGCAGCGCTTCACGCTCGGCTTCGATCACCGCATCGTTGACGGAGCCGACGCCGGCAAGTTCATGACCGACTTCAAGGCCTACCTCGAAAACTGGTCCGAAGACATCGGCTGA
- a CDS encoding Ig-like domain repeat protein translates to MNYCRTIAVLFFLSCLSMFAAASSCMVEDQNVQSSQLAQQIVALNAQISGMSSSTRPTAMVAPGRSLLQARHDLVLQLLREHPEEAHSVLLPAAVVAEIQAVNAAAGNLLEQIKTVSGELVPMIADDFEHNTSSTRFQVHTSTDDIDLFGITPPSSLYHRQVDATGVVLDDIMAADTVSPYAAAPTETDIKTDTFALPAVSGAPPAVCSTLGDQKVAVLVLKFSNGPSFGTNADVGNTVNKYLFNATSPSVTTFYNESSYGQASISGDVYPITLSTTYDCTTTTAMRTAALAAAAGTVDFSKYNRVMLVYPVTSCAFGGLGDVGCRSADSTFPTQNATTWIPVAANSTAPPASSIVSPMGHELGHNLGMNHANTLDFTTIPLGPVDFDATNPNTVGGGGTTSTTSRIPAINKEYGDAFDDMGVAYPAGPFNAQHRTQSLAWIAGPDSKLLTTGSTTVTLKPLEGSSGTRSVRALRDPRTGSWVWLEYHQASAPYATANFNANTGNNITQGVQVHYEDGYNNSGTGTRLLDMTPTSTSSSVGNNFVDGALLPGKSWSDPYSLLTIKTNSADSSGASVTISYDTPCATVALSSDTVAAAGGTGSVTLTAPSTCTWSVFANAPWLTLTGANASGIISGTGNGSVTYTATANTGSQRTTYITAGRQSLPLTQSATVATLAGISPSLVTLTPGVSQVFTITVNDTQGLSDLQNVVLYLAGSSVEGCNVYMYPSGSSSATYYLTTTSGFASGLTAGSSGSSSNTVCTLSGKNSVVTVNGNRITFALDLSFNKNFTGAHVDNVMVSSKSQTAAIIAVGTLIVNGDAAITMTPASSAVGTTIPVSITGQNTSFSPASVVTVSGAGITVGTPAASSTTALTVSLNVAATAATGTRTLTVTTGTEVASTTFNLVSKNQPTIKLTSSSLNVVPSATPTLTATVTGSGYPDPTGSVVFLDGSATLGTATLSSGTASITAGPFSSGTHQISATYQGDNYNQTAAPTSALTLTSAKTQTTTTLTTSTSSAFAGTSITLTATLTASNSATPGGSVTFFDGSNTLGTGTLGSNGVATLTVTTLPAGNHAITAAFVDTGDFIGSTSNSITLAVSDFTITPATSNLALTAGASANNTVSLTVTPGSGGFTTAVSFTCTGLPAGASCSASPTAVTPGTTATTVTLSILTTARQAQNTVGAAIIGLFSLPILAVRRRRRWRAVVLALALGASLAMGGCSGTKSSSTTTATGTPTGTSTVTVTATSTSGSQSLMRTATINLTVN, encoded by the coding sequence ATGAACTATTGCCGAACCATTGCCGTCCTGTTTTTTCTCTCCTGCCTGTCGATGTTTGCTGCCGCATCTTCCTGCATGGTCGAGGATCAAAACGTACAAAGCTCTCAACTGGCACAACAGATCGTTGCCCTCAACGCACAGATCTCTGGAATGAGCTCCTCAACGCGTCCCACAGCGATGGTCGCTCCCGGACGCAGCCTGCTCCAGGCCCGCCATGACCTGGTACTTCAGCTTCTCCGCGAACATCCGGAGGAAGCACATTCGGTGCTGTTACCCGCGGCCGTGGTTGCCGAGATTCAAGCCGTCAACGCTGCTGCCGGCAACCTTCTCGAACAGATCAAAACCGTCAGCGGTGAGCTGGTGCCCATGATCGCCGACGACTTCGAGCACAACACATCCTCTACGCGCTTTCAGGTCCACACCTCGACCGACGATATCGATCTCTTTGGCATTACGCCTCCTTCATCGCTCTACCATCGTCAGGTCGACGCCACCGGCGTTGTCCTCGACGACATCATGGCCGCCGATACAGTCTCTCCGTATGCAGCTGCCCCGACCGAAACCGATATCAAGACAGATACCTTTGCCCTCCCTGCGGTTAGCGGCGCACCGCCGGCCGTTTGCTCCACTCTTGGCGATCAGAAGGTCGCCGTCCTCGTCCTCAAGTTCTCCAACGGTCCGAGCTTCGGAACCAATGCCGATGTCGGCAACACGGTGAATAAGTACCTCTTCAACGCAACCTCTCCATCGGTGACCACCTTCTACAACGAGTCCTCGTACGGACAGGCGAGCATTAGCGGCGATGTGTATCCGATCACGCTCTCCACAACCTACGACTGCACCACCACAACGGCCATGCGCACCGCCGCCCTGGCCGCCGCCGCGGGCACGGTTGACTTCTCCAAATACAACCGCGTCATGCTGGTCTATCCGGTGACCAGTTGTGCCTTCGGTGGGCTCGGCGATGTCGGCTGCCGTTCCGCCGACAGTACCTTCCCCACACAGAACGCCACCACCTGGATTCCTGTCGCGGCCAACAGCACAGCTCCACCGGCCAGCAGCATCGTCTCTCCCATGGGTCATGAACTCGGTCACAACCTTGGCATGAATCACGCCAACACGCTCGATTTCACCACCATCCCGCTCGGCCCGGTCGACTTCGACGCCACCAATCCAAATACAGTTGGCGGCGGCGGGACCACCAGCACGACAAGCCGCATTCCTGCCATCAACAAGGAGTACGGAGATGCCTTTGACGATATGGGCGTCGCCTATCCAGCAGGCCCGTTCAACGCGCAACATCGCACCCAGTCGCTCGCCTGGATCGCCGGCCCTGACTCAAAGCTCCTCACCACCGGTTCCACCACGGTGACGCTGAAACCACTTGAGGGCAGCTCCGGCACACGTTCCGTTCGCGCCCTGCGCGACCCACGCACCGGCTCCTGGGTATGGCTTGAGTACCATCAGGCATCCGCTCCGTATGCCACGGCGAACTTCAATGCGAACACCGGTAACAACATCACGCAGGGTGTCCAGGTGCACTACGAGGACGGCTACAACAACAGCGGAACGGGAACACGTCTCCTCGACATGACTCCCACCAGCACCTCCAGCTCTGTCGGCAATAACTTCGTCGATGGTGCTCTACTTCCCGGGAAGTCCTGGTCCGATCCCTATTCGCTGCTCACCATTAAGACCAACTCCGCCGATAGCTCCGGCGCAAGCGTTACCATCTCCTACGACACGCCATGCGCGACCGTCGCGCTTTCGTCAGATACTGTAGCGGCCGCGGGCGGCACCGGTAGCGTTACCCTCACCGCTCCCTCCACCTGCACCTGGAGCGTCTTTGCGAACGCTCCCTGGCTTACCCTCACCGGCGCCAATGCCTCCGGCATCATCAGTGGAACCGGCAACGGATCGGTGACGTATACGGCAACCGCCAACACAGGCTCACAACGCACCACCTACATCACTGCGGGGCGGCAGAGCCTTCCGTTGACACAGTCCGCCACAGTGGCGACGCTGGCCGGAATCAGCCCTTCTCTCGTCACACTCACACCCGGCGTCTCCCAGGTCTTCACCATCACGGTCAATGACACCCAGGGGCTCAGCGATCTCCAGAACGTGGTCCTCTACCTCGCCGGCTCCAGCGTTGAAGGCTGCAACGTCTACATGTATCCCTCGGGCAGCAGCTCAGCAACCTACTATCTCACGACCACATCGGGTTTCGCATCCGGGCTTACTGCCGGCTCCTCCGGAAGTTCCAGCAACACCGTCTGCACGCTCTCGGGAAAGAACAGCGTCGTGACCGTCAACGGCAACCGGATCACCTTCGCCCTTGACCTCAGCTTCAATAAAAACTTCACCGGAGCTCACGTGGACAATGTCATGGTCAGCTCTAAATCGCAGACCGCAGCGATCATTGCCGTCGGCACACTGATCGTCAACGGCGATGCCGCCATCACCATGACACCCGCCAGCAGCGCTGTAGGGACGACCATCCCTGTCTCCATCACCGGACAGAACACCAGCTTCAGCCCCGCCTCCGTCGTCACCGTATCCGGCGCGGGAATTACCGTCGGCACACCGGCAGCCTCCTCAACGACAGCACTCACGGTCAGCCTGAACGTCGCCGCTACGGCCGCTACCGGGACGCGCACACTTACCGTCACGACAGGAACCGAGGTCGCCTCTACCACCTTCAATCTCGTCAGCAAGAATCAGCCCACCATCAAGCTGACATCCTCTTCCCTGAATGTGGTGCCCTCGGCCACACCGACCCTGACCGCAACCGTCACGGGAAGCGGTTATCCTGACCCCACCGGCTCGGTGGTCTTCCTCGACGGCTCGGCGACATTGGGTACAGCCACGCTTTCCTCGGGAACTGCCTCCATCACCGCGGGGCCCTTCAGCTCAGGCACACATCAGATCTCGGCGACCTACCAGGGAGACAACTATAACCAGACCGCCGCCCCCACTTCGGCGCTCACGCTGACCTCAGCGAAAACACAGACGACAACGACGCTGACGACTTCCACTTCCAGCGCCTTTGCCGGTACTTCCATCACCCTCACGGCAACGCTCACCGCAAGCAATAGCGCGACACCCGGGGGAAGCGTCACCTTCTTCGACGGCAGCAACACGCTCGGTACAGGCACGCTCGGCAGCAACGGCGTCGCCACCCTGACGGTGACCACACTCCCGGCCGGCAATCATGCCATTACCGCCGCCTTCGTCGACACGGGCGACTTCATCGGCTCCACCTCCAACAGCATCACTCTCGCCGTCAGCGACTTCACCATCACACCGGCAACCTCCAACCTCGCACTCACCGCCGGCGCCTCCGCCAACAACACCGTCAGTCTCACTGTTACACCCGGCTCCGGCGGCTTCACGACCGCCGTCAGCTTCACCTGCACCGGGCTTCCAGCCGGCGCGAGTTGCTCGGCATCACCCACAGCCGTTACCCCTGGAACTACAGCAACGACCGTCACCCTCTCCATTCTGACCACTGCGCGTCAGGCTCAAAACACGGTTGGCGCCGCCATCATCGGCCTCTTCAGTCTTCCTATCCTTGCCGTTCGCCGCAGACGCAGATGGCGCGCCGTCGTCCTTGCCCTGGCTCTCGGCGCTTCGCTCGCCATGGGCGGCTGCAGCGGCACTAAATCCAGCTCAACCACTACCGCCACAGGGACTCCGACAGGAACCTCCACTGTTACGGTCACCGCAACTTCCACCAGCGGTTCGCAGTCACTGATGCGTACCGCCACCATCAACCTGACGGTCAACTAG
- a CDS encoding aspartate aminotransferase family protein, whose translation MAETLSSQQVVDITKQHNFGTWRRGKQWNPLHVVSGDGCWFTDANGKRYLDFSAQLMCVNLGYNNQAVIQSIQQQAAELAYIQPSYTTTARAELSQLLLEVLPKGLTKFFFCTSGTDANEAAFKVARMYTGKTKIIGRYRSYHGSTASSIGATGDARRWPSEPRSKLPGVVFSPEVNCYKCPLKHSYPECGIACADYLEYMIQNEGDVAAVLAETVVGTNGVLIPPPGYYQKLRRICDENNVLLIADEVMAGWGRTGKWFAIDHWGVQPDILTTAKGITSAYVPLGLMAVSEKISAFFEDNLFAHGHTYEAHPLTLGPAIATIREMQRLNLVERAVEVGAYLGEKLQALKAKHKSIGDVRGLGLFWAVELVKDQAKKTPFNVWQEKLDGKTLVVDQIAGKMIASGIFLQAWMNHFVIAPPLIVSKEEIDFALTALDEHLAIADQLVAG comes from the coding sequence ATGGCCGAAACACTCAGCTCGCAGCAGGTCGTCGATATCACCAAGCAACACAACTTCGGCACCTGGCGCCGTGGCAAGCAGTGGAACCCGCTCCACGTGGTCAGTGGCGACGGCTGCTGGTTTACCGACGCCAACGGAAAGCGGTATCTCGACTTCTCTGCACAGTTGATGTGCGTGAACCTCGGCTACAACAACCAGGCGGTGATCCAGTCGATCCAGCAGCAGGCCGCGGAGCTGGCGTACATTCAGCCCTCATACACCACCACCGCGCGTGCAGAGCTGAGCCAGTTGCTGCTGGAGGTGCTGCCCAAGGGACTGACGAAGTTCTTCTTCTGCACCTCAGGTACCGATGCGAATGAGGCCGCCTTCAAGGTCGCTCGCATGTACACCGGCAAGACCAAGATCATCGGCCGCTATCGTTCGTATCACGGCTCGACGGCTTCTTCGATCGGCGCGACCGGCGACGCGCGCCGCTGGCCATCGGAGCCTCGGAGCAAGCTTCCCGGCGTAGTCTTCTCGCCCGAAGTGAACTGCTACAAGTGTCCGCTGAAACACTCGTATCCCGAGTGCGGCATCGCCTGCGCGGACTACCTCGAGTACATGATCCAGAACGAGGGCGATGTCGCCGCCGTTCTGGCGGAGACAGTTGTTGGTACCAACGGCGTGCTGATTCCTCCGCCCGGCTACTACCAGAAGCTGCGCCGCATCTGCGACGAAAACAATGTGCTGCTCATCGCCGATGAGGTCATGGCCGGATGGGGACGCACCGGCAAGTGGTTCGCCATCGATCACTGGGGTGTGCAGCCCGACATCCTCACCACCGCAAAAGGAATCACCTCGGCCTATGTTCCGCTGGGCCTGATGGCCGTCTCGGAAAAGATCTCCGCATTCTTTGAAGACAACCTCTTCGCGCATGGACATACGTATGAAGCGCACCCGCTGACGCTCGGCCCGGCCATCGCCACCATCCGCGAGATGCAGCGTCTCAACCTGGTAGAGCGCGCTGTCGAGGTAGGAGCCTATCTCGGCGAAAAGCTGCAGGCGCTGAAGGCCAAACATAAATCGATCGGCGACGTACGCGGCCTCGGTCTCTTCTGGGCCGTCGAGCTGGTAAAGGACCAGGCAAAGAAGACACCGTTCAACGTGTGGCAGGAGAAGCTCGACGGAAAGACGCTGGTCGTCGATCAGATCGCCGGCAAGATGATTGCCTCAGGAATCTTCCTGCAGGCATGGATGAACCACTTCGTCATCGCACCACCGCTCATCGTCTCGAAAGAAGAGATCGACTTCGCCCTGACAGCATTGGACGAACACCTGGCGATCGCGGACCAGCTAGTTGCTGGTTAG
- the dut gene encoding dUTP diphosphatase codes for MSHPITIRTRRLHPEARLPRYAHDGPWGDLAADLYAAEATTLTPGQTALVPTGLAMEFPDNYGALVQDRSGLAVKGVTTLAGVIDPGYRGEIKVVITNLSQQPVTLAVGDRVAQLRIVQRLTAHFEESEVIAEAPRGAGGFGSTGA; via the coding sequence ATGTCACATCCGATTACGATTCGTACCCGCCGCCTTCACCCTGAAGCTCGTCTGCCGCGCTATGCGCATGATGGTCCGTGGGGAGACCTCGCCGCCGATCTTTATGCCGCTGAGGCTACGACACTCACGCCGGGGCAGACGGCTCTGGTGCCTACCGGACTGGCCATGGAGTTTCCGGATAACTATGGCGCGTTGGTGCAGGACCGTTCCGGTCTGGCAGTGAAGGGCGTCACGACGCTGGCCGGTGTTATCGATCCCGGCTATCGCGGCGAGATCAAGGTGGTGATCACCAACCTGTCGCAGCAGCCGGTCACATTGGCTGTGGGCGACCGTGTGGCGCAGCTTCGTATTGTCCAGCGTCTGACGGCTCACTTTGAGGAGTCTGAGGTCATCGCTGAGGCTCCGCGTGGCGCTGGCGGCTTCGGTTCCACCGGAGCATAA